The Andreesenia angusta genome contains the following window.
GCTCCTGGCTTGCAGCCGCCACTTGTTCTGAAGTTGCGGAGTTGTTCTGGATCACATCTGAAACCTGTAGCACAGCCTGGTTCACCTGCTCTATGCCTATCGACTGCTCGTTTGAGGCTTCTGCTATCTCCGCTACATACTTGGCCACTTTTTCCACTTCCTCTATTATGTCTGAAAGCGCTTTGGCCGTATCCCTTGCGATTGCAGTCCCATTCTCTGTCTTGTTTATAGACCCTTCTATCATCTCTGTAGTCTCTTTTGCGGCGTTTGCACTTCTAGCGGCAAGGTTTCTGACCTCTTCTGCCACAACGGCAAAGCCTTTTCCGTGCTGTCCCGCTCTGGCAGCCTCTACAGCGGCATTGAGGGCAAGTATATTCGTCTGGAACGCTATTTCATCTATTACCTTTATTATCTTGGAGATCTTCTCTGAAGACTCGTTTATCTCTTCCATAGACTTAAGCATCTCCTGCATCTTTGCATTTCCCTCTTCTGCATCTCTCTGGGCCTTGTAAGCTATCTCGCTTGCCTCGTTGGCATTTCCAGCATTCTGAGTCGTCTGGGCTGAAAGCTGCTGTATTGAGGCTGTTATCTGCTCTACAGAACTGGCCTGCTCTGTAGCTCCCTGTGAAAGCTCCTGGCTTGACTGCGCCACTTGAGTCGATCCGACAGAGACCTGCTCTGAAGATGAGTTTATATCTGTCATAACTGCGTTTACGCTTCTAGCCATTTCATCAAAGGCCTTGGCAAGCTGGCCTATTTCATCTTTACTGTCCACGTCTATCTCTACGCTCAAGTCTCCTTTTGCGATCTCCCTTGAAGCTACAAGAAGCTTGTTTACAGG
Protein-coding sequences here:
- a CDS encoding methyl-accepting chemotaxis protein, which codes for MKGYKDFKVGTKIIVGFLIMAVVSGIIGAVGIVNIWKIDALDTKLYETMTAPTGELVTITDTYQQNRIKLRDIILTEDTAKISEYEGKIAEANEEFTKTLDSYSKTLFTEEGKELTERIKTEKARYDQITNQIIGYVKAGNKPAAISLLNGEGASIGASIDSAVVSMKETKISAAKDLSASNTATAKTATVQAISILVAGVAIAIGLGVFIARTIRRPVNKLLVASREIAKGDLSVEIDVDSKDEIGQLAKAFDEMARSVNAVMTDINSSSEQVSVGSTQVAQSSQELSQGATEQASSVEQITASIQQLSAQTTQNAGNANEASEIAYKAQRDAEEGNAKMQEMLKSMEEINESSEKISKIIKVIDEIAFQTNILALNAAVEAARAGQHGKGFAVVAEEVRNLAARSANAAKETTEMIEGSINKTENGTAIARDTAKALSDIIEEVEKVAKYVAEIAEASNEQSIGIEQVNQAVLQVSDVIQNNSATSEQVAAASQELSGQANMLKEAVSTFKLRKFKSSKGSFDSIGSEILNMMDEEEESSGKGSIRINLSEREFGRY